A window from Halomicrobium urmianum encodes these proteins:
- a CDS encoding DUF7547 family protein yields MSTGDDDLGRQVGELVDALRALEREFEPRTEGGRPRPPSPRELMRFTSDVAIPAAILVLRTNVEALKLLQRALRMADGRPPTTGASGEVRDRAERLSRASLSRLDGALADLQDAVEGRPEDEDARELLDEARRLREDVEDRLVSADGDSDAETGARAGGIEDDADEPRDVPVDVDAELRSIKDEFDDDGGSGDGDDA; encoded by the coding sequence ATGAGCACCGGCGACGACGACCTCGGGCGGCAGGTGGGTGAGCTGGTCGACGCCCTCCGAGCCCTCGAGCGGGAGTTCGAGCCCCGCACCGAGGGCGGTCGGCCGCGCCCGCCCAGTCCCCGGGAACTGATGCGGTTCACCAGCGACGTGGCCATCCCCGCGGCCATTCTCGTCCTCCGGACCAACGTGGAGGCGCTGAAGCTCCTCCAGCGGGCGCTGCGGATGGCCGACGGCCGCCCGCCGACGACGGGCGCCAGCGGCGAGGTGCGCGACCGCGCCGAGCGACTCAGCCGCGCGAGCCTCTCGCGGCTCGACGGCGCGCTGGCCGACCTCCAGGACGCCGTCGAGGGCCGACCCGAGGACGAGGACGCGCGTGAGCTACTCGATGAAGCGCGACGGCTGCGCGAGGACGTCGAGGACCGACTCGTGTCCGCAGACGGCGACTCGGACGCAGAGACGGGCGCGCGGGCTGGGGGCATCGAGGACGACGCAGACGAGCCCCGGGACGTCCCCGTCGACGTCGACGCTGAACTGCGGTCCATCAAGGACGAGTTCGACGACGACGGAGGGAGCGGCGACGGCGACGACGCCTGA
- a CDS encoding Zn-ribbon domain-containing OB-fold protein, with the protein MSFDAHVCPNGHATYPGHALCPECGEPQDETVDLSDREAEVVTWTHSTKTPPGVREPNTLAIVEFDVSDDVDADDVVRAIGQVTTDEVETGDTVEPVYVEELRDPEAGIKEPESQEWDGYRFEPTQ; encoded by the coding sequence ATGAGCTTCGACGCCCACGTCTGCCCGAACGGGCACGCGACCTACCCCGGGCACGCGCTCTGCCCGGAGTGCGGCGAACCGCAGGACGAGACGGTCGACCTCTCCGACCGCGAGGCCGAGGTCGTCACCTGGACCCACAGCACGAAGACGCCGCCGGGCGTCCGCGAGCCGAACACGCTCGCCATCGTCGAATTCGACGTGAGCGACGACGTCGACGCCGACGACGTCGTCCGCGCCATCGGCCAGGTGACCACCGACGAGGTCGAGACCGGCGATACGGTCGAACCGGTGTACGTCGAGGAGCTCCGGGATCCCGAGGCCGGGATCAAGGAACCGGAGAGTCAGGAGTGGGACGGGTATCGCTTCGAACCGACTCAGTGA
- the dpsA gene encoding DNA starvation/stationary phase protection protein DpsA, translating to MSKQESIHQEFGTVEDSALRLDREKAEQIVDALNTDLAATYVLYHQVKKHHWNVAGAEFLDLHEFLGDAAEHLEEGADEIAERLQALGGTPVAGPEQIAEHSPVPMEGEDVYDVRTSLENDLEVYGDIIESLRDHVELAQNLGDHATAEILREILVQVEDDAHHVEHYLEDDTLVFEGAMK from the coding sequence ATGAGTAAGCAGGAGTCTATCCACCAGGAGTTCGGTACCGTCGAGGACAGCGCGCTGCGGCTCGACCGGGAGAAGGCCGAGCAGATCGTCGACGCGCTCAACACGGACCTCGCGGCGACGTACGTCCTCTACCACCAGGTGAAGAAGCACCACTGGAACGTCGCCGGCGCGGAGTTCCTCGACCTCCACGAGTTCCTCGGCGACGCCGCCGAGCACCTCGAGGAAGGGGCCGACGAAATCGCTGAGCGTCTGCAGGCCCTGGGCGGGACGCCCGTCGCCGGCCCCGAGCAGATCGCCGAGCACTCGCCCGTCCCGATGGAGGGCGAGGACGTCTACGACGTCCGGACCTCGCTGGAGAACGACCTCGAGGTGTACGGCGACATCATCGAGTCGCTGCGCGACCACGTCGAGCTCGCGCAGAACCTGGGCGACCACGCCACGGCGGAGATCCTCCGGGAGATCCTCGTCCAGGTCGAGGACGACGCCCACCACGTCGAGCACTACCTCGAGGACGACACTCTCGTCTTCGAGGGCGCGATGAAATAA
- a CDS encoding HTH domain-containing protein encodes MPTTDDAVRAELYVREDLPKPVQNCRRRCVAHLERLVAAGALDGFDVTSWAKRVPLGDGDAPSTERDCFNEFSAWAREAGVRLAPFFDTRLCYSMETGQKRRELVTPAVCLALYDGDGLRQVAPYATDEGTTTVSECLDDLASELLDERDRRAGVGTAD; translated from the coding sequence ATGCCCACGACAGATGACGCGGTCCGGGCGGAGCTATACGTTCGGGAGGACCTGCCGAAACCGGTGCAGAACTGCCGTCGGCGGTGCGTCGCACATCTGGAACGACTCGTCGCGGCGGGAGCGCTCGACGGGTTCGACGTAACGTCGTGGGCGAAGCGCGTTCCCCTCGGGGACGGCGACGCGCCGTCCACCGAGCGGGACTGCTTCAACGAGTTCTCGGCCTGGGCGCGCGAGGCCGGCGTCCGCCTCGCACCGTTCTTCGACACGCGGCTGTGCTACTCGATGGAGACCGGCCAGAAGCGCCGAGAACTGGTCACGCCGGCCGTCTGCCTGGCGCTCTACGACGGCGACGGCCTCCGACAGGTCGCCCCCTACGCGACTGACGAGGGGACGACGACCGTCTCGGAGTGCCTCGACGACCTAGCCAGCGAGCTGCTGGACGAGCGGGACCGACGGGCCGGGGTTGGAACGGCCGACTGA